One part of the Rutidosis leptorrhynchoides isolate AG116_Rl617_1_P2 chromosome 1, CSIRO_AGI_Rlap_v1, whole genome shotgun sequence genome encodes these proteins:
- the LOC139850143 gene encoding uncharacterized protein: protein MALLKFGKQIMGVSRSHQPLPLGFWRYLTLSKTTHRHRLLCASYTTSVNSDNTTTTNNESKPLISLKGFFYYSLRKLLSPPVPPVPTRVQVMMRNIMVKIKSCPGENPPVDEIRPLYHDLLRKFDDYGMVYVLMAFSRLEVLRWKPSPSIDGFQDLVANLPTNMIPLFEDMTIEVFKEEYHHILNRDIKVLAEPSSLCVVADLYHIGNRRLKVFVIGDHLVVVGKDRDDDPKVNTNDSLLNQAPKQMVKIPPFPYLHDKITASIVRGRLHVLFHHVDQSQVVNKPRIYMLNQRFTNSMFDD, encoded by the exons ATGGCTTTGTTGAAATTTGGAAAACAAATAATGGGAGTGTCAAGATCTCATCAACCATTACCCTTAGGGTTTTGGCGTTACTTAACTTTATCAAAAACAACTCATCGTCATCGCCTTTTGTGTGCTAGTTATACCACCAGTGTTAATTcagacaacaccaccaccaccaacaatgaATCAAAACCTCTTATATCTCTCAAAGGTTTCTTTTATTATTCATTGAGGAAGTTACTTTCTCCTCCTGTTCCTCCTGTTCCTACCCGTGTCCAAG TGATGATGAGGAATATCATGGTAAAAATCAAGTCTTGTCCAGGAGAAAATCCTCCGGTAGATGAAATCAGGCCGTTATACCATG ATCTGCTTCGTAAGTTCGATGATTATGGCATGGTTTATGTTTTGATGGCATTTTCAAGACTAGAAGTTCTCCGTTGGAAACCTTCTCCGAGTATTGACGGATTCCAAGATTTGGTTGCTAACCTCCCCACCAATATGATCCCTTTATTTGAAG ACATGACGATTGAAGTGTTTAAGGAGGAATATCATCACATACTTAATCGAGACATCAAAGTGTTGGCTGAGCCTTCAAGCTTATGTGTTGTTGCTGACTTGTATCATATTGGAAATCGTCGCCTCAAAGTCTTCGTCATCGGTGATCATCTAGTGGTAGTCGGGAAAGACAGAGATGATGACCCTAAAGTTAACACTAATGACTCTTTACTTAACCAAGCACCTAAGCAAATGGTTAAAATTCCTCCATTTCCTTACCTTCATGACAAGATCACTGCCTCCATCGTACGGGGCCGACTCCATGTTCTTTTTCATCACGTTGATCAATCTCAAGTGGTCAACAAACCCAGGATTTACATGCTTAATCAACGATTCACTAACTCCATGTTTGATGATTAG